The window CCTCTTTAAAATATTGATAATAAACAAAAAAGGCCACCAGACTAAAGTCTGATGACCTTGGAATATATAATAATACCTGTAATTAGATACAGATATACTTACCCCTTGGCTAAACTAACTCTCAACTCATCTCAACTCTACTCTTCTCAGCTAATTATATTCAGTTTTAACTAATATTCTCTAATCTCTATACTAAAAGCTCTCTAACTATAGATTGTGCCTTTCTCGCTATTAAGTCCCTTCGAGTCTTGCAGACTCGATCTAGTGGAGAAATAAAGTGTAGAAGAAAAATTCCCGACCGAATTTTTCTCAATACTTTATAAAGCTTTATTTAAGAAAAACTTTTTAATTATAAATTCTGCTTTTCTCAGTATTAAGTCCCCTTCAACTTCTTCGAACTCTTCGTAGTGGAAAAATTCCCGGCCAAATTTTTCCTACTCACTCAGACTCAACACTACCATGTTTTGTCATAAGCTCGGCTTTTCCTCTAATCTTAATTGCAGATGTATGCTCTGTAAATTGAGCAACCATTACTTCACCAGCATCTAACTTTTCTGTATGATGGAATTTGGTCTGCTGCCCACGAGTCAAACCGATAATAGTAACCCCATCCTCTAAAGCTTTAATTACTATATATTCTTCACTTTTTGGTATATTCATTGTTGCCTCCTTAATGAAAACACTTAGTTAATACTATGATATACAAATTTATTACATGTGTCAATATTAGATTCAAAGTATCTTTAACTATAATGTTATATTCAAAAAATTTAAAACTGTTAAATAAACCCAATAATTACTCCTCTCTCTTATCCAGCCATAAAATAAGTAGAACTCCTAAAACAAATCCGATAATCTCTAAAAAACCAATCTGGTTTGGAATAACACTTCTCATCGATCCCAAAATTAAACCTGTTAAAAATGCCATCAGCAGAGAATTATAGTGCTCTAATAAATAGGATAAAATCCAAGAGAAACTCAGTAACCCTGCCACAACTCCAAATCCAAAGAAGATTATTATAGGTAAATCAAGGGTAGTAATTGCCTGTAAAACCCCTTGATATAACCCCAACATAATTAAAATTGTTCCACCACTAACTCCAGGCAATATCATTGCTACACTACCAATAGCTCCACCCCAGAAGAACTTAAATAGATTTGCCTCTTGCATAGCTTGTGCTGAATCGATATCTATTGAATATCTATAAGCAAGACCTAAACCCAAAAGTGCCAGAGCAATAGTTTTTAGATTAAACTTCTCTACTTCCTTAGCAGTTACTTTGCTAGAGGCAAAGATCAATCCCAATAAGAAAGCAACCAGAAACCCCCGATAATCACTTTCTAACAAGCCAGTAATAACCTTAGAACCAAATAGAACTCCTATTACTGCCCCTAAACCAACCGGTATCAAAATTTTAAAATTAATTCTCTTAATTCCATTAATTAATTTCTCATATATATTCAAGATTAAAGCTATGGTTCCACCACTAATTCCTGGTAAGGTATTTGAAATCCCAATAGGAATCCCCTTTATTACTAGTTGCCAAAAATCATTCATAATTTCACCTCTATCTTTTATCATTAACTCTATACTATAATTTTATAGCTAATATTTTAGATAAATAACCTATTTAAAAAATTATTATACTAACAATATGTTTTAGAAAATATTTAAAAAACCAATGTATTTCAATAGTTTCACTTTTAAAATTAGATAAAATTATCAGATTTCACCACAAGAGTACTTCTTTAGGGAGAAAAAATAACTAAACCTATAGGCTCATAAATTTATTACGGAAGGTTTTTAGTAAAAACCTGTAGGGAACCTTCCGTGGCAAAACCAGCTCACTCAGCAATTAAAGTAATAAATACTAGCATCAATTAGACTATATAACTAAAATTTTATTATGTTCTAAATCTTTGTTTAATTTTTACTTAGTTTAAATAATAATTTTCTCCATTTAAAACCTTAACTATCAATTAAAAAAGTATAGCATTATCCATCTTAAAATTCACTTCATAACTAAAAATTAAAAAAATATAAAATTAAAGCTCCTCATGTTGAGGAGACTTAATATCTGGACTATATGTAATTAAGCTCATCCTTATACTTCTCCTGTAAAAACTTCAACAAACGTTTCTCAGCTTTATACTCATCTATTGGTTTAGCAGGTGAACCTATCACAGTAACCCCCTCATCCACAACCCTACCATAAGGTACAGTTGCCCCAGAACCAACAGTTGCTCCATCAGAGACTGTAGCTGTATGAACAACAGAGTTAGATCCAATCATAACTTTGGAGCCAATTTTTCCACCTACAATAGCTCCACTACCAATAAAGGTTCCTGAATCTATAATAGTATAAATAACTTGTCTATCTTCATCAGATTCTATTTCTACTTTCTTGCGACCAACATTAAAGATACGAGACATAGGTCCTATCCTCACACCATCTTTAATCTGAACATTACTCTCAATATTAGCTGCTGTACCGATAGAAACATTATCTCCTATAGATACATTAGCCCTAATTGTCACATTCTCTTCAATAGTTACATTATCACCAATTGTAACATTATTTCCTATAATAGCACCTGTACCAATGTGGCAGTTATTGCCGATAGCTGTATGACCTCTGACAACTACACCACTACCTATAAAGGTACCTTCTCCAATCTTAACATCCTCTTGCAAGATAGCATTACCCACAATTTGACTCATAGAACCTACCTCTACACCATCATAGAGCTCTGATAACGAACTAACACTAGCAGTGGGAGCTAGAGTGATATCTCTAACCAGTTTATTTCTAACTGGATTATTATACTCTAATACTGGACTGATTACAATCACTGGGTCAAGACTACTTTCCTTAATCAATTGTAATATTTTTTCTTTCTGCCCTTTAGGTACGATTGTAGCAAATTCTAACTTGCGCCCATCACTCTGTTTAACTACTTTAATCGAATAATCTAGTTTATGATAATTAAATATATACCTCAATCTATAACTTACTGTTCCTCTAACTGTAGCAACAATCTGATAATAATCCATCTTCCCACTCCCTTCAAACAATTGCACATTAGCTAATAGCTATATAAATTAATATGAATCACTATATAATTTTATGATACCTCTTTCTCTGCTTCCTTTTCTTGCTCATTTCTCTTTTGATGGGCAATTCTAGCTGATGCTGCTGAAGCAATACCTGCTACTAAATCATCCAAGAATGTATTAACCCTATCCTTACTTGTATCCAATCTCTCCATTGCTCCAAATTTATTCTTATCTAAGTATCCAAAGCTGGTAAAGCCTATAGTTCCATAGATATTAGCAATAGCTAAAGCCAAACTCTCATCGACTCCATACAAGGGCTCATCCCTTTTAATAATACTAGCTAAAGGCTCTTCTACTTTACCTTCTTCTGTTAATTTATCTAACGCTATTCCTGTCAATAGAGTATATTGTACCTCTCTTTTTTCTAAAACGCTATGAACAGATTCTAAACATTCCTCTATGTTTAAATTCTCACTATAAGGCTTTTGTAGGGCATAGACAATCTCTGCAATCTCTTTTATTTGAACTCCTCTTTCTTCCAATTTTTCTATAATTATATCTCTCATATATTCTCCCCCTTTTTAATTTATACATATATTATATGATACTAAATTTAAATTGGTTATACTTTTTTATAAATCTAGCTCATTTATTATTAGATTGATAACTATCTTTGTTTAATTATTAATAATAGAATATCTTACTTCTAACTGCCCCAGATCCTTCTCTAGCCTCTGATTTATCTTAGCTTTATAAACAGAAGATAATTTAACAATCACTCTCTTACCCTCAATAAGTAAATGTAGATAAACTTTGCTATCACCTTTATGTCTTGATAGTATATCCTTTAGCTTCTCTAATATATCTTCCTCTAATGTCTCTAATTGAATATGGAGAACCTCTTTCTTAGTAGAATTGTTCTGATTCTCTTGAAGAAAGTCCTCTTCTATATCAGCTAATCTACTTGCAATAATCTTACCTTCTTCATTTAATTTACCCTCAACCAAGATAACATCATCTTCTAAAATATACTCTTGATAATTTTCATAGACATTTGGGAAGACAATGACTTCAATCTCTCCAAATTCATCTTCTAAAGTCATAAAGGACATCTTTTTATGATTCCTAGTTAATATTTCGCGATTAGCAGTGATTAATCCTCCTAGGATAACCTTTTCTTTAAATTTTCCAGATTTTCTACTATCTAAAGTCCTCTTTGCCTTTATCTTAGGTAGATAATCCTTAATAGGATGTCCCGTTAGATAAAACCCTAACATCTCTTTTTCTAAGGCTAATAGTCTCCTTGAATCAAACTCATCTATCTTAGGTATATCTATCCTATCATCCATAAATTCATCTTCATTGAAGATATCTAAAAAACTGGTCTGCCCATTACTCTTCTGTTTCTGTACCTGCTGAGCCTGGGTAAAGACATCTTCTAATATCTCTAAAAGCTGGGAGCGATATAAATCTAAAGAATCAAAAGCACCTGCCTTAATCAAACTCTCTATCACCCTATGATTAACTCTAGATAAGTTAACTCGCTCACAGAAATCCTTTAAATCTTCAAATCTCTTCTCTTCTCTTGCTTCAATAATTGCCTCAATAGCCTTAGAACCTACATTTTTAATACCTGCCAATCCAAAACGAATCTTTCCTCCTTCTACAGTAAAATCGATTCTACTGTAATTGACATCTGGAGGAAGAATGTCAATCCCCATTGCCTCTAACTCTGAAATATACTCTGCTATCTTATCACTATTACCAATTACACTACTCATTAAGGCAGCCATAAATTCTACTGGGTAATGGGTCTTAAAATAAGCTGTCTGATATGAGATATAAGCATAAGCTGTACTATGGGCCTTGTTAAAGCCATAACCACTGAAATATTCAATCAACTCAAATAGCTCTTCAGCTAGCTCTTGGCTATATCCTCGATTGATAGCCCCTTCTACCGTCTCATTACCATTTATAAATATCTCATAATGCTTCTTCATCTCTTCAGGCTTCTTCTTACCCATTGCTCTTCTAAGTAAATCAGCTTCTCCTAGAGAATACCCTGCAATCTTTTGGGCTATCTGCATTACCTGCTCTTGATATAAGATAACACCATAGGTTGGCTCTAATATTTCTCTCAAATCTTCATGAGGATATTCAATCTCTTCTCTTCCGTGACGTCTAGCAATATAATCATCTACCATTCCACTTCCTAGAGGTCCTGGTCGATATAAAGCAAGTAGAGCTATAATATCCTCAATCTCCTCAGGCTCTAGCTTGGCAATTAAGCGTCTCATTCCATCACTCTCTAACTGGAATATGCCCAAACTATCACCAGTACTTAGCATCTTAAATACTCTCTTATCATCAAAGGGAATTTCCGATAATTCTAGCTCTACCCCTTGAGTCTCTTTAATCAAGGCTAAGGTCTTGTTAATTACCGTCAATGTTCTCAACCCTAAAAAGTCCATCTTCAATAGACCTAAAGCTTCTAAATCTCCCATTGGATATTGGGTAGTAACTTCACCTTTACTCTGATAAAGTGGAGTGTAATTGGTAATATCATCTTTGGTAATAATCACCCCCGCTGCATGGGTAGAGGCATGACGGGTCAATCCTTCAATCTTTTTAGAGTAATCTATAACCTCTTTGACTTGATAGTCTTTATGATATAAATTCCTCAACTCTTCTGACTCATTTAATGCCTTATCAATTGTAATTCCTAAAGAATTAGGAATAGCCTTAGCCACCTTATCACCTTTATCATAGGATACACCTAAAGCCCTAGAAACATCCCGTATAGCTCCCTTAGCTGCCATCGTTCCAAAAGTAATAATCTGTGCCACCCTATCTTGTCCATATTTTTTAACTACATAATCTATTACCTCATCACGCCGCTCGTAACAGAAATCAATGTCAATATCCGGCATTGAAATACGAGCAGGATTCAAAAAACGTTCAAATAATAAATTATACTCTAAGGGATCAATCTCTGTAATATCAAGTAGATAAGAGACTATACTGGAAGCAGCACTTCCTCGTCCAGGACCTACAATAATCTCATTATCCTTAGCATACTTGATAAAATCCCTAACGATTAGAAAATAAGCAGGATATCCCATCTCATTGATCACATCTAACTCATATTCTAATCTCTCTTCAATCTCTGCTGTTACTTCATCATACTTATTCTCTAAGCCCTCATAAGCAAGTTTTCGTAAATAAGACTCTAAACTCTCCCCTTCTGGTACCTCATAATGGGGTAATAGAATTTGGTCAAAATCTAACTCCACATTACAGCGCTTAGCAATCTTAACTGTATTCTCAATAGCTGTTGGATAATCCTTAAATATTTCCAGCATCTCTTCTGCCGGTTTAAAGTAAAATTGGTCATTAGGGAACTTCATTCTATTCTTATCATCAACATCCTTACCTGTCTGGATACATAAGAGTAGATCATGTAATTTATTATCCTCTTGATTTAGATAATGGACATCATTAGTTGCCACAAGAGAAATCTCTAGCTCTTGGCTTAATTCCACCAATCCTTTATTTATTAAATGCTGATCAGCAAGACCATGGTCTTGTAATTCTAAGAAAAAGTTCCCTTCTCCAAAGATCCGCTGGTATTGTAATGCCACTTCTTTGGCTCTATCCTTCTGATTATTTCGCAATAAAGTAGCTAACTCTCCTGCTAGACAGCTACTTAAGCAGATAATCCCTTCACTATAATCACGCAAGAGGTTCTTATCAACCCTCGGCTTATAATAAAACCCCTGTAAATAAGATAATGAAACTAACTTCAGTAAGTTTTGATAGCCTTGATTATTCTCTGCCAATAATACCAAATGAGCTAGCCTTCTATTATTTACATCTTTCTTCAAATGGTTATCAGCAACATAAACCTCACAACCAATAATCGGTTTAATACCTTCTTTTTTCGCCTGCCGATAAAAATCCACAGCTCCATACATTACTC of the Orenia metallireducens genome contains:
- the mtrB gene encoding trp RNA-binding attenuation protein MtrB yields the protein MNIPKSEEYIVIKALEDGVTIIGLTRGQQTKFHHTEKLDAGEVMVAQFTEHTSAIKIRGKAELMTKHGSVESE
- a CDS encoding phosphatidylglycerophosphatase A family protein, encoding MRDIIIEKLEERGVQIKEIAEIVYALQKPYSENLNIEECLESVHSVLEKREVQYTLLTGIALDKLTEEGKVEEPLASIIKRDEPLYGVDESLALAIANIYGTIGFTSFGYLDKNKFGAMERLDTSKDRVNTFLDDLVAGIASAASARIAHQKRNEQEKEAEKEVS
- a CDS encoding DapH/DapD/GlmU-related protein, translated to MDYYQIVATVRGTVSYRLRYIFNYHKLDYSIKVVKQSDGRKLEFATIVPKGQKEKILQLIKESSLDPVIVISPVLEYNNPVRNKLVRDITLAPTASVSSLSELYDGVEVGSMSQIVGNAILQEDVKIGEGTFIGSGVVVRGHTAIGNNCHIGTGAIIGNNVTIGDNVTIEENVTIRANVSIGDNVSIGTAANIESNVQIKDGVRIGPMSRIFNVGRKKVEIESDEDRQVIYTIIDSGTFIGSGAIVGGKIGSKVMIGSNSVVHTATVSDGATVGSGATVPYGRVVDEGVTVIGSPAKPIDEYKAEKRLLKFLQEKYKDELNYI
- a CDS encoding DNA polymerase III subunit alpha; amino-acid sequence: MEQFVHLHLHTEYSLLDGAVRIKDLVRKAKEYNMPAIAMTDHGVMYGAVDFYRQAKKEGIKPIIGCEVYVADNHLKKDVNNRRLAHLVLLAENNQGYQNLLKLVSLSYLQGFYYKPRVDKNLLRDYSEGIICLSSCLAGELATLLRNNQKDRAKEVALQYQRIFGEGNFFLELQDHGLADQHLINKGLVELSQELEISLVATNDVHYLNQEDNKLHDLLLCIQTGKDVDDKNRMKFPNDQFYFKPAEEMLEIFKDYPTAIENTVKIAKRCNVELDFDQILLPHYEVPEGESLESYLRKLAYEGLENKYDEVTAEIEERLEYELDVINEMGYPAYFLIVRDFIKYAKDNEIIVGPGRGSAASSIVSYLLDITEIDPLEYNLLFERFLNPARISMPDIDIDFCYERRDEVIDYVVKKYGQDRVAQIITFGTMAAKGAIRDVSRALGVSYDKGDKVAKAIPNSLGITIDKALNESEELRNLYHKDYQVKEVIDYSKKIEGLTRHASTHAAGVIITKDDITNYTPLYQSKGEVTTQYPMGDLEALGLLKMDFLGLRTLTVINKTLALIKETQGVELELSEIPFDDKRVFKMLSTGDSLGIFQLESDGMRRLIAKLEPEEIEDIIALLALYRPGPLGSGMVDDYIARRHGREEIEYPHEDLREILEPTYGVILYQEQVMQIAQKIAGYSLGEADLLRRAMGKKKPEEMKKHYEIFINGNETVEGAINRGYSQELAEELFELIEYFSGYGFNKAHSTAYAYISYQTAYFKTHYPVEFMAALMSSVIGNSDKIAEYISELEAMGIDILPPDVNYSRIDFTVEGGKIRFGLAGIKNVGSKAIEAIIEAREEKRFEDLKDFCERVNLSRVNHRVIESLIKAGAFDSLDLYRSQLLEILEDVFTQAQQVQKQKSNGQTSFLDIFNEDEFMDDRIDIPKIDEFDSRRLLALEKEMLGFYLTGHPIKDYLPKIKAKRTLDSRKSGKFKEKVILGGLITANREILTRNHKKMSFMTLEDEFGEIEVIVFPNVYENYQEYILEDDVILVEGKLNEEGKIIASRLADIEEDFLQENQNNSTKKEVLHIQLETLEEDILEKLKDILSRHKGDSKVYLHLLIEGKRVIVKLSSVYKAKINQRLEKDLGQLEVRYSIINN
- a CDS encoding DUF368 domain-containing protein — its product is MNDFWQLVIKGIPIGISNTLPGISGGTIALILNIYEKLINGIKRINFKILIPVGLGAVIGVLFGSKVITGLLESDYRGFLVAFLLGLIFASSKVTAKEVEKFNLKTIALALLGLGLAYRYSIDIDSAQAMQEANLFKFFWGGAIGSVAMILPGVSGGTILIMLGLYQGVLQAITTLDLPIIIFFGFGVVAGLLSFSWILSYLLEHYNSLLMAFLTGLILGSMRSVIPNQIGFLEIIGFVLGVLLILWLDKREE